A genome region from Cervus elaphus chromosome 18, mCerEla1.1, whole genome shotgun sequence includes the following:
- the GSTK1 gene encoding glutathione S-transferase kappa 1: MGPGPRTLELFYDVLSPYSWLAFEVLCRYKNIWNVSLQLQPTLIAGIMRDSGNQPPAMLPRKALYLRSDIRLLSQHLQVPLHFPKDFFSVILKKGSLTAMRFLTAVKMEHPEMLEKVSRELWMRVWSRDEDITESPSILAAAEKAGMSMGQAQELLERVSTPQVKNKLKETTDTACKYGAFGLPITVTHLDDETHMLFGSDRMELLAYLLGEKWMGPVPPAVNARL, encoded by the exons ATGGGGCCCGGGCCGCGAACGCTCGAGCTGTTCTACGACGTCCTGTCCCCCTACTCCTGGCTGGCCTTCGAG GTGCTGTGCAGATATAAGAATATCTGGAACGTCAGCCTGCAGCTGCAGCCCACGTTAATTGCAGGAATCATGAGAGACAGCG GAAACCAGCCGCCAGCTATGCTTCCCCGCAAAGCCCTGTACTTGAGAAGTGACATTAGGCTCTTGAGCCAGCATCTCCAGGTTCCCCTCCACTTCCCCAAGGATTTCTTCTCTGTGATCCTTAAGAAAG GAAGTTTGACAGCCATGCGCTTCCTCACTGCGGTGAAGATGGAGCACCCGGAGATGCTGGAGAAAGTGTCCAGAGAACTGTGGATGCGTGTCTGGTCACGG GACGAAGATATCACGGAGTCCCCGAGCATCCTGGCC GCTGCAGAGAAGGCTGGCATGTCCATGGGACAAGCCCAGGAACTTCTAGAAAGGGTCTCAACACCACAAGTGAAGAACAAGCTCAAGGAGACCACTGACACAGCCTGCAAATATGGG GCTTTTGGGCTGCCCATCACTGTGACCCACCTGGATGATGAAACCCACATGCTCTTTGGCTCCGACCGGATGGAGTTGCTGGCGTACCTGCTGG GAGAAAAGTGGATGGGCCCTGTGCCTCCAGCTGTAAACGCCAGACTTTAA
- the TMEM139 gene encoding transmembrane protein 139 produces MVPGQPWGKLEKPLLFLCCTSFLLGLALLGIRPDIAPVAYFFLSLGGFFLLACLLACVLEWGSRSGQTESPGASSNARDNEAFEVPTYVEATVMEPQPHPQELDLPPSYSSVVIPPGLEEGQPNHPEEPRRARLDRRVGSEGSVTSASPRRPPISLRLRWSRTVSTVPDLQTLWTPPRLEPLTPPPAYEVSCGHSDDDVFYGNNWTPS; encoded by the exons atGGTGCCAGGCCAGCCGTGGGGGAAACTGGAGAAGCCGCTTCTCTTCCTGTGCTGCACCTCCTTCCTCCTGGGGCTGGCTTTGCTGGGGATACGGCCGGACATCGCCCCTGTGGCTTATTTCTTTCTCAGCTTGGGTGGCTTCTTTTTGTTGGCCTGCCTCCTGGCCTGTGTTTTGGAATGGGGGTCTCGATCAGGGCAGACCGAGAGCCCAGGGGCCTCCAGCAATGCACG GGACAATGAAGCCTTTGAGGTGCCAACCTATGTTGAAGCCACAGTGATGGAGCCGCAGCCCCACCCCCAAGAGTTGGACCTACCACCCTCTTACAGCAGCGTTGTAATCCCCCCAGGACTTGAGGAGGGACAGCCTAACCATCCAGAGGAGCCCAGGAGAGCCAGATTGGACAGGCGAGTGGGCTCAGAGGGGTCTGTGACCTCAGCAAGTCCTAGAAGACCTCCAATCAGCCTGCGGCTTCGGTGGTCACGGACTGTGTCCACTGTTCCTGATCTGCAGACCTTGTGGACGCCCCCCAGATTGGAACCTCTGACTCCACCGCCTGCCTATGAAGTCAGCTGTGGTCACTCTGATGATGATGTTTTCTATGGAAACAACTGGACACCCTCCTAA